Genomic DNA from Corylus avellana chromosome ca4, CavTom2PMs-1.0:
GGTAACCTTAAATTGTTAACCATGCCTTTGATTAACACAAGAATACTTTTGGatcatttttttcccttcaaaCTATGCTGGAAAATGTAAATTAGTACAACAAAATGattattcctttctttctctctctctctctctctctctcattatagTCTCCCATCTTTTCTATATATagtttaggtgttttttttttccttgggtaAATAGCTGTAGTTTATCATGATCAGTTGACTGAAGTTGTTGTAATTTCTCAGGTTAGACTGCTTGTCGGTGTTCTAAAAGCTGTTGGAACTGGAGATTTAACAGTTTCAGATGGTGAATTTACCTCTCTATGTCTCTCTTAATATTGTATACTTGTATGCAGATAGCAAATTGTCTACTTTAAGTCTTAGTTTTGATTGATTTCTGTCTCTTTCATAAATTGAATGATTTCAGTTGAACGAATCCTAAATGCAAAGAATGTGACTGCTGCAAGTCCCATGGCCCCTTCATGTGGTCTCTACCTTGGGCATGTGAAATATGATCTGCCATGAGAGTACAAAGGAATGTGGTTTCAATCTAGACATGTCATGGACTTTCTGTGCAAATCTTATGAAGATCTGTCACCAGAATGCTGTACTGCAAATTTGCCCATCTGCAATGGTACCATTGTCCATGTGATACTTGACCCAAGAAAGCTTACAGATTTCTATTGACCCAGTTGCACCGAGCCTTTGACAGCTTGATGATCACTAAGGCATGGGAAGCAAGTGGAATTTATATACTGCAATCTAATTGTCTGGAATTTTGTGATGGAAATGcgccattttttatttatgagaaGCTTGGATCTCTAAAACTGATGACATTGGCCTAATTGAGTGCTCATCTTCTTTACTCTTCAGTTTGCTTTGTATAGGTTTCTTTCTTGCCTTTCTTGCCTTTTGGGCTCATCTggaatgttattattatttttattacaggGAGGAGGGTTCTGCTATACCCAATCCCTCAACTCATAAAGGGTTTGTAGGTGGCCAACAATGCAGGttcaatatcattaataaagTAAATCTCATTTGTAGAATTAAAACTGGGGGTAATATCAAGCAACTTATGCAAACACACTGCTTCACTTCCTTGTGGAAACtggtttttaaagaaaacttcGATCATCTTCTTTTAGAATTCCTGAAAAAGAAAAGCCATTCAAAAAGCCTCGGTGACAATTCCTAAATACGGTTCAACGTTTTTTacatttctcttccttttcAACTAATCACACCTTATGACCACCCTCTCCCCTCATCTACCTTCATCCTATGATTAGTCTTTGCATATTGAcggttttctttttatttggattagagaagaaaatttcaattcaatccCATTAAACCGACATCCGTCGTCTTTAACGCATGTgatttttacatttaaaaatgcatgtgagaaacaTTTCTCACAAGAATGTGAAAATAACATGTTCTATTGTTTACAACCTCTTACATACTCTTACAAGGATGGTAGGtagaagggttttttttttggaacgcTTTGTTGGCTCTGATACATACCAATTACAAAAAGGTTACAGAAAGAGATAATAAAAGAATCCCCAGGAGGATTTTTATTACAAGGTTTTCAAGCTTATTTTCATTTGATGCTCTACAAAAGAGATATATGCTTTAATTTATAGAGGACTCAAAGACAAAAGGACAAATGAATACTTGGTTCTAGAGATAAGTTTCTTGCATGCCTTTTTAACTTAAGGGCTGGcctttattgttgttgttgacaGATTGCTAGTAGAGAATCTGTTGTTTTACAAATGGTCTCACCAAGCTTCTCGAATGCCTTATATCTTTGATTATTGCTAGctaacaaattttctttttctttttggccagTAGAATGCAAGCTAGcaaattctcttttttctttcggCGGATATGCTTTTTGCAATGGGTCCACCAAGCTTCTTGCATGTTCTTTATCCTTTTATCAACTTGATAATGTTGTACTTTTCGTCGTCTAGTTAAGGTGACGAAATAGGATTTTGACTATCATCGAGCAGACATAAGTGTTCTATGTCATTTGCTAGTAATTTCATATCATATggtaaatcaaatttttttcttgttaccaTATTTTTCAAGCAATTTTTCAACTTGTTTGATTTGATTCGAACTTCGAGTGTAATCAATTGGGATTTTAGTAACAAGTAGTCCCTTACCATTTGTTACCATGAATCTGTTAATTGGTGTTCTTTAACCTCCTTTGCTATGTAGAGAGAATGACAAAGCTTTgaaccaaataattaatttcttcaatATGCTCTACGGATATAACCATACTTTCTTCTGCAAATTCTTCATATGTGACTTTTAAGTACCATATTTGATCTACCCGTTTAATAGACCGGATCGAAAGATATCACATATAAGCATATATATCAGTTTAGCAAACTagattagagaaattttctataaaccaatttagagaaaaactgcCCCTCACAAATAACTTCTTCACAACCCAATATGCCACAGTAAAGTTTCCTACCATCCTTTATGAcattttcaattagaaaaataataggtgtcaatattttttttttatatttataaatcatTCATATAAGTCAATAGTAGAccttacaaatctaataattaatctattgaatttgtaagagaacataagagaaatatagaaaaattattgacaccaatcatttctctttcaattaaaatcCAAAAATGAGATCAGGAAAGCGAAAATAGCTGTTTTGTCATCATCTTCGGTTTATAGTAGGGCCAATGGACTAATGAGAATTAACATGACATTGTTAAAATTAGCATCACAAACAACTTTTGCTCACGAACATGGAGTGATTACAGATCCTAAATATAGATGATGAATGAGCAAAAGATTTAAGCCATCGTCATGAGATATCATGCAATATAACTCATCATAATTTTAGTTTGATAACTAATCATAAAATATTAGAAATGGAAAAGCTGAATCTATGTTTTACAAGTTAGAATTGTCATTTGCAGATACACCTTGATTCTTGAAGAACAATTCTTGACTCTTGCTAGAGCATATACAATATCACAGTAAGAAAGTACTCCTAACAGCAATTACAAATAGCGACTCAATCTATCTTTGAAATGATTTGCCCGGTAGCTCTTGTGAGAGATGTAATTCTGCCCTAAAAGACCATGAAACAACATGATAAACATTTCCAATGGTACAAAACCCTGTCAAGAATTAGACTCAATTTCATATAGTTCTGCATCTTCATTCTCCTTTGACACTAACATCCATCCTCTGTAACTCCATGGGCAAATAACATTTACATTTACCATCACACTGCAAAAAGGCATCCATGTCATATAGAAAACTTGTAAATTTTCAATCTTGCTTTGATCTTAGAGTAGGTACcaatgacaaaataaaatattactaatgtcaaaaaaaaaaaaaaaaaaaaaaaaaaaatctattacaTACCTCAGACCTATGCATCTGATGTAACAGGAACATAAGAAGTACATGCATTAGAATAAGCACCTACTTCATGAATGTCTCCATAGCTGTACGGATGGAACTAGTACGAGCAGAACAGTGATGTTGTTGGCTCAATGAATGGGGCCCGCTCCAGACAGACGTACGGTTGTCAGGGAAGAGAATTCCACACAAGTCCAAAAGCATGGGATTTTCCAGATGGAAGTTCTTCCACACTTCAGCTTTTCTGTGCAATTCTTGTGATTCCTGTGATTACATCAAAATGAAAGTAAATTTGCATAGACAAATGTCCAGGATTTAAAAGGTTCCGCAGCTAAATTAGGAAGCTCTACTCTACTGTAGGTTTTCtgaaataaacataattaataaaatgcAAACCATTGGATCCCTCTTAAGCTCAAGTCTGCTAGATGGAAGCTCCATTGCATGCTGTGTAAAAGTTTCAGAATTTTAACAAAACTCCTACATAACTCTAAAGTTTGAAGTCTTCCTTTCACTTCTATGTCAAAGTCAATACATACAGAAAACAAACTTTCTGACcatgctaaaaaaatattttgtttctattttacaGATGTGCTCTCATTAACATATCTGCTTTTGTTACATAGGTAGGATTTTTCAGAAACTTTTGGGTAGAATCAATCTTAaaactttttgataagtaagaatCAATCTTAAAACTACTAGCATCAATGTGAAGCGCAATTAACTAAGAGCAGAACTTAGCTTATTTTTGAAGCATGCCCAATAAGTTTGAAGACTACCCAATAATTATTCAGTACATTCCAATATACGCACATCATTGAAATGATTTGATAATGGTTACTCATATAGTAACAAGCTTGATACTTTTGGAGTAATAGGAGGCTGGCAACGTGGGTTGGGGGTAAAATGAAGGAAAGCGAGGCTGTCATGCCAAatacaaataattgaaataccTTATGTTTTTGTTGCTGAAGTGCTGCAGTTTTGGTTTCATGCCTCGTTAATGTATCTTCTTTCTGAGTATCGATTCGAATTCCAACACCTGATTTATCCACTATTCTTAGCTTAGTTTGTCTATCAAGCTCCTCCCCTGATCTATCACCAAACTGTGGCTGCTCTGGAGTTTCATTCTCATCTTTCTTTTGAATCTCCATGTcattctcttcctcctcctcatcttcctcttcttcttcctcctcttcatcttcctcctcctcctcctccccatGCTTCTCCTCCAAAGGCCTATGTTGCTCCTCAGTATTCCCCAATTTCACCTCCTCTGCTTTCTCTTCTACCTCAGCATTTGCATCTGGGTCTAGGGATTCATCATTTGATGACGAATCTTCAGCATCAGGACTTTCTACAAGCAGAGGTTCCTTTAACAGAAAATGCAAACAAATGTGTTCATATATTTACacaataattaaaagaataataaaaaaatgaaacaaatattCATATATGTTAACGCTTGAAGCATTTTAGAAGTCAAAAGTTGGTTTTCTTCCCTAAAACAAGAGTATTAGATTTTATGAGTATCAGATCTGTCAAAAATATCTGAtaccagaaaacaaaaaattgctaacttaattttttatttttcctctaaTTGACACAATCAAttacccgtaggagtttgattaacggtgaggattgttgtacagtatgcgtttgcgacgtgcaattaatctgagtaaagttctcctacgttatcaaaaaaaaaaacaatctatGCTATTACCTGGGATCCCTTCAAACTTCCATATACTTGTGctttactttaattttaaatttttttttttgataagtaaaaactTCCCTACACCCatacatttttttgataagtaaaaaagaaaagttaagcaTGTCAACAGCAGGATATCCCTACACCCATACATGTCATTTGCAAGATACAAAGTGAAGGTCCAATCAGTCAGCGAAGAAAATGTTCAATTAAGTCATTAGTCAAACTTCATTGTACCTCCTGCTTGGTATCCTGAGGATAATTATTATCACTAGCTCCTACAAGGCCTTTTGCAAGTCGAGCATTCTCCTCACGCTCCTTCCTGCGGCGCTTTAGAACACATATTGCACATAAACAATCGCTTTTATGGCGCCTTCTGCAAATGAGAACTTCAGGAAATAAGAGAAGTTTTAAACTATTTGAATAATAAGATAGAACTCTCCATGTCAATGAACTCAAGAAAAAAATCCCTatagaaaaaaatgatgtatatattatattgtatTGAGCTCTTAAGAATTTCCATGAAGCGAACTTAAATTAATTTCCCCATGAACTTTTCATGGAGCTGTTTTGTCCTTACATCCCTAAACGTTCCTTTTACAAAGCCCCACTTAAGTTCCAGGCCACACTTTTATTAACCCACTGTGAGTAAGAAGCAATTGGGAACATCCAGACGCACCTGATATCACTGACAAGCAGCTTAAAGCAATAGGAAAAGGTGATGACAATGAGATAACCCCAAAAAGAAGTAAAGGATATAAAGCAACTGCTATGCTTTACGGTGCTTGTCACCACCTTTTACTTCTTGGGGTTATCCCCCAGAGTCATTTCTTGGTACTTTGACAATGAGATATAGTATTtattgtcaaaataaaaaaaaaaaaagtaaatccAGCCTCCTTTTCATAATTATACTTGTTTCATTAATGCATAATCACTTTGTGAAAATTCCCAGGGTAGCATAGGATGTGAATTTACAGGAAAAAGTACATACAAAACAAACAGGCTCTTACTAAATTCTAGTCCTTACATGGTGCATCATCTAGTAGTGGCAAGCTTCTGATGCAAACTACAAGCAGCTCAAGTAAAGAGTGCCACAGTGGCTACATGTAATTCATGGATCGTAAATATACTTTCAATTTGACCTAGATTAAGTTCTCGTTATTATAGAGTGCTCCACTCTTTCTCCTACATGTTTTTGAAAATTCCGTAAGGTCCCATCATTTACCTGAAATTttctgtgtacatgggttgcgcccctctgcgcgtTTGATAATATACTAATTACTTACCTGaaattcctctctttttttttttttttggggtacaATTAGAACCTCTAAACCACCTGAAATTATACCGTTTATTAAATGTTTTACTCAACTGTAAAATTAATTCTCCTTTCCCCTCAATAAACCACTTGATACAcacaaaaaatgtcaaaaagaCCTCAAGTATTATTTAATGCATTGTTCCCTTTAGGGTTCTATGTTTCTATTCTACCAGTGACTCCATTTGAACATTTATCCTTGGACCCATAGGTATCTGGGAAGCATAAAACTATACTCATTCTGTAATGTATATAACAACAACTAtattatcaaaagaaaagaaaaaaaagaagaagaagttattAGCATAATATACCCGTGGCGTTTTCCTGACTTTGGCTTTGGCTGACCACCTTTTGCATATACTTTTCCCTGACTGGACGGTGCAGCATCCTCTACTTGGATGATTTCAACCCCTAACaacaaggaaaaatataatgcaTAGACTGCAGTTAGGAAAATAAAAGCTAGCATCTTTATACAGCAACAAAAGAGCAAGATTATGCCACAATGAACCATCAGTTGATATACATCATTAATCTGGCAAGCATATAACTACATCACAACATATTATGAAAAGCAGACACCAGAAGCGAAATGCATGAATAAGCAGATATATGCATAAAACAATCAGCAGATGCACAACATAAAATAGAAAGTATTTATCAGCTGTTTATGCAAGGCCAGTAATAAAGACATTGCCTTCATCGCCAACAAGTTTCAGTTCAGCCCTAATTTTATTTCACCAAGCTCAAATCATATAAATCAAGTCATACTGCATTTCCaccagtcttttttttttttttcatacgcAAATACAAAACTCGCACTCTTTAATTGTTGAGGAAGTTAATTCCTTTATAATTATTACAACTTCAGGATCTTCTTCAACAATTCATATTCATTCGCTCTTTAATAGTTATGGAAGTTAATACATAAGTATgaaaaattttaccaaaaaaaaagtgagttgGGGAAAAACTAAAGACCAACTTGACAAGATTAAGATCATTAATAAAACACTCTAAGAACTCATAAACACCAAGTGTTTTGGAGGCAATGAGATGCAGCCCTACACCAGTTATTTAAGAAGGGGGATttctttttatagaaaaaacatattaacaGCAGCCCATAAGGAGAAAAAGAGGGGGGGAAAAGACAGACAAACCTTTTTTAACTTTCAGATTGAACTCTTAACTCTTCCCATTCAGCACCaacaaatttcaaaacacaTACCAAATATGTTTAAAGCATCACAAATTTACTTCTGAAATGTTATCATGTTCATCTTTGTTCCAGTTATTTAAAAGCATTATATTTCAAAGGGTTAGCTTATGGAAGAAAACCTTCAATGTTTACATTCTTGTTAATGACAGAATTTGCAATAAAAAATGCCTATTCCTTGTATGTGGCAAAGCTATTCATCAAGTCTGAATTCAAAGTAGAACACATGTTTTTACAACCTGAACATTACGAACAAGTTACTAATATTGAGAATTCATTGCCATTGGCAAGGTTGATTTTCTGTATTATAACAAAgatgcttttttccttttaagcaTAACTTTTACTTATCTTCTAAATTGACAAAATCCGAGAATTCTAAAACTTATAAGGTGCCTAGGAATACCACTTAGCTCTATTCTTGTTAAAAGATTACAATTGGAGCCCAGTGCAATACTGTGAAAGTGATATACagattatctttttttttttgattgattaGTAATCGAAATGTTAATGAAAAGCGTAAGAGGTGCAACCAAATCCACAAGAAGTATATAtgagaaacacctaactagaaagagaaaagtgCATCAAGTGAACAAAACCTTTAAATCTCTATGTGCCCATGGGCGTGCTCATGTGTGtgtaagagagagaaagagaaagacacaaacaaaaaaatcagcaAAGTTAAGTATATTGTTCATAAAATTCAGAGAAAGAAcggcttttgtatttataaacatacatttattgaaatattattCCAGAATACCCAAAAGAAGGGACATGTATTTATAAAACAAGGGCTAACTTTTTGCCAAATGACCACAATCATAACATCCACATGATAAGAAAGACTAATCTATTGCATTGCCCATCaaatttttatatacatttaCAAGACCACAGAATAAGGAGTGCACAACCAAAATTCATATCAAAAGGCATTAACCGGTAAAGACCATAAATGCAAAAGTCTCACCCTTATTTCCATGTGGTTGTTCACCATATAACCCAGCTGATGTCCAATACTTCATAAAATTCTTCTTCACTCTCCTCATAAGGTCCAAAATGTAGTCACCCTTATTGTTATACTTATTACAGTTCTCCCAAATGTACTGCACATCCTTATACACGCCCTCTGAGTTCATATACTTGACACCATTTTCAAGATTGCTGTAGATTGTTCCAAAATCCATTGGTgtatctatgacatcaaaatAATCCTGGTTCCAAACAACCCCCAGGGGGAGAAATTTAGTATTCAAACAAAGCAGACAAGGTACCATATGATGGTATAACTTAAGACATGATGAAGTCACAATCAAACAAAAccccacccaaaaaagaaaaaggatcacTTTTCAGcccataaaataaaagtaactACTAAATCAGAGGATTGTGGCATAACACACTCCCATGTGCAGGTTTCTGCGTGTGTCATGACTAATATGCAATAACAGAACAAGACTTGTGATAACATATGATTCACTCTTTTTCATATACATGTCCATGTAGTGAGTCTTAAAAGAATCCAAGTATTGAATAATTTATCATCCCAAACAAACAAGCTAGGACAAAAGAGCAGTGGCTTGCTGGCAAACAACACCAGAAAAATTATCAGAGACCTTCCCTTACTGGCAATCCCTTCCAAACGTTCTCAATAACTTAAAAATATAAGTACTCACCAGGACCgaacaaaacaagaaattacaAGTGAACAGAggtttcaaattatttttcctccagtgttataaataaatttagttaGCCACCTCTAAAAAAAGACATGTATTTAAGCATCTGTATATATACAGATACTTACAGGAATTCCCAGAGCTACTGGATCGACAGGGACATTGAAGGGTTCAGCCGCATCCATTTTCATTACCTTCTGTATCACCTATGGAAGGATAAATGAAGACAAAAATGTGCTCAAATGGGGAACTTAAACCACAAGATACTTAAAATTTGCATAATCAGAAAATTTAAACAAAGACCATTTTAAACTTTCCAACATACCGACAAGGCAGCATCTAGTTCTTGCTTACTATATCGGGCACCTTGACTTGGTTCTCTCTGGTGTGGACTCTCACCCTGTACCACTACAGCACTACTACTCTGAAAAGCACTTGAATTACCCAAGACCTTTGACGACTTAATCTTTATGCTCCCAGCTCTTTTTGCCGGATTTCCTAAAACACTAACAGGCAATGAGTTTGCACTATCTTCTATTTTCTCCATGCCCACACCTTGTCTTTCCAAACCCATTTGCTGGCTACTCTTATCAGTATCACTTTGCGTGGGTGCATCCGAGGAAGTATGCTGAGATCCCAACATCTTACTTGTCCTCAGCTTGACTTTTACATGCCCAACCGACTTCCCCACAGCCTTATCAATGGAACCGTCTGGATTAATACTTGCAACATTGTATGGCTGGTCAGTCCCCGTTGAAGAAGGTGTATCAACCTCCATTCCAGATTCATACTTGGTATCATTACCGAACCCATCCAAACCCGAATTCTCTTCAGCATTTAGACTCGCAGCACTTACAGATGCCTCATTCTTAACCACCACAGGAGGCCCTTTTGGCTTTCCTTTCTTGTGCCCGCGCTTCCGCTTCATATTCTAGCCCCACAAATGGTTCACTTTACTCTCCACTAAAAGCGACTAAAAATAAGTTGAACTACAAAAAGTAGCACTCATTTCATTAATGCAGTAAATAGATTGATTCCCAGAAAATTTAGAACTACGCACTAAAAGAAAACTCTTCAAACCCAGATTATGAAAAGGAATAAGCTCAAAGATTACATATTCTTTATGGTTACATTATGCAGATTTACCACGAAGCACCAGCTCCAATTTCATAATCCAAAAgcacaaaaaaagaagagtattTTCTTCTACACTACGCGCAAAGAAACACTCAGCTGAACTGGAAAACTTCTCGTTTTGATTGATACGAACAACAATTCATTCgtggaaagaaaattaaagcaaGTTTCTAAAATAACAAATTTCCAACAAAATACATTCGTTTTGTTTCAGAGAAATTCAATTTCAAGAACGAAACTTTTTCCTCTAAAAAGCTAAAATATTGTACAAATTCTTTGCCCGTCAAAAAGCGAAAAGATGATCTCTTGCCGAACCCAATTCATAAAAAGATTAGAACTTTTAAACCCTTCAGCGAAAAAATTCTTCTCCACTCAAAAATTATCCAAGAACTATTTGCTGTCAAGCCAAACACAGAAACCCTAGAATCGACCACcaaattaaagaaacataaaataaatttagaataaCTATCATAATTCATCAAAGTTTTCTGATTGTGaagaaaacacaaatttaaattCTTGCAGATGTTATTGAAGATCTGATTGGTCCGTCAGAACacgtagagagagagagacagagagtgaGGATGTGTACCTCTGAGAAATCTGAGCGACAACGTTGTTAAGTGTAGTGTTCTCTTTGCATATATAAGTTTCGGAGCGGGAACTGAGACTTCTTTCACTACGAATGAGAGCTTATGCGCCTACGCCTGATTTTTACCCttgtgagagggagagagagagagaggtggggtataaacaaaatcaagaaattcTCCCtttttactcacaaaaaaaaaaaatgaaattccctttttgtttttataattttttacacgatatataaaattgacaccaacttaataatataataaaattagtgGATTAGAGTTTAGCATACTAAAATTCAGGTCAAGCCGAGTTTAGCCCATTAGACACGATTAATAATCGTATCAATTTATGGTCAACCCACTTAACCCATGGTAACCTGCATAATCCGACAAGCCAATACGTATTGCTAAACCTACCTCTAAATTTATATCCATTGCCGCATAAGGATCTAATTTTTTGAATTCCTCCACTAAGAAATTTAGTTTGAAGGTTATTAAGAGTACTACATCTTTTACTATAACTTTCGTACAAGCTTATGTAACAATACACATTATACTTGGTACATCAACTACTAAGTGTCCGTTCAGGTTTGTGATTACAAAAcgtgcaatttaaaaacataatttttaaaaacacagttaagTATCtgataaaatcacaatttagccttttgaaattgtgtgttttttaaaacGCACCCTATTGCCtaagatttgaaaatttttatgtttccaaatcgtaatttttaaaaaacgcacttaTAAATGAtacattttttgtgatttgacttaaaaacacactttaatttgtcaaaaaaaatcacaatatcAAACGCACTCTAAATGTAGATTGTCATGTTGTTGCTTATGTGATACTCATTTCTATAAAATATTGATTGCTATGTGAGTGTGTAAGGAGTTATAATAGAAGTTGTGGTCCTTCAActattttcctttcaattttgtGGGCGTCTTATTCAAAACCCTGAAAATGAAATCTCTCCTCTCTCGCTTTAAGCATCaagagagagataa
This window encodes:
- the LOC132179777 gene encoding uncharacterized protein LOC132179777, which encodes MKRKRGHKKGKPKGPPVVVKNEASVSAASLNAEENSGLDGFGNDTKYESGMEVDTPSSTGTDQPYNVASINPDGSIDKAVGKSVGHVKVKLRTSKMLGSQHTSSDAPTQSDTDKSSQQMGLERQGVGMEKIEDSANSLPVSVLGNPAKRAGSIKIKSSKVLGNSSAFQSSSAVVVQGESPHQREPSQGARYSKQELDAALSVIQKVMKMDAAEPFNVPVDPVALGIPDYFDVIDTPMDFGTIYSNLENGVKYMNSEGVYKDVQYIWENCNKYNNKGDYILDLMRRVKKNFMKYWTSAGLYGEQPHGNKGVEIIQVEDAAPSSQGKVYAKGGQPKPKSGKRHGRRHKSDCLCAICVLKRRRKEREENARLAKGLVGASDNNYPQDTKQEEPLLVESPDAEDSSSNDESLDPDANAEVEEKAEEVKLGNTEEQHRPLEEKHGEEEEEEDEEEEEEEEDEEEEENDMEIQKKDENETPEQPQFGDRSGEELDRQTKLRIVDKSGVGIRIDTQKEDTLTRHETKTAALQQQKHKESQELHRKAEVWKNFHLENPMLLDLCGILFPDNRTSVWSGPHSLSQQHHCSARTSSIRTAMETFMNVMVNVNVICPWSYRGWMLVSKENEDAELYEIESNS